The following proteins are co-located in the Maridesulfovibrio sp. genome:
- a CDS encoding DUF6765 family protein — protein MHYYGTYALARAAGIKPEAAQIIASASQFVDDNAKKENIDFTDKACLISRPTAHHCEDVKNILPDDQRVVWVPFHFLPGGEGRTFNERIVCTQDSEIARKMVANHLSKTDKDFYQQLIGITAHVYADTFSHYGFSGMSSDVNDVDTLSIELVANADPNIFNNLKDKACHFLEKLKTGAAEFGSRKLGHGGVYTYPDQPFLKWNFKYENGTPSNRNNLQTFMDGSEAIYNLFRAACETDKSIYEGKHRNFSQIKASLQEILSYPEHDEDKRCENWIKSFENETSNFTEGAEIMPEYLGDVWNGERKALDNNAHSSLILQSPVYNFYKAASYHRHFVLRDLLPKYDIVVA, from the coding sequence ATGCATTACTACGGGACTTACGCGTTAGCCAGAGCTGCAGGTATCAAACCTGAAGCTGCACAGATCATAGCTTCTGCTTCTCAATTTGTGGATGATAATGCCAAGAAAGAAAACATTGATTTCACAGATAAGGCGTGCCTCATTTCAAGGCCGACAGCACATCATTGTGAAGATGTAAAAAACATTCTTCCTGATGACCAGCGAGTGGTCTGGGTGCCTTTTCACTTTCTTCCCGGCGGAGAAGGCAGGACCTTTAATGAAAGGATTGTCTGTACTCAAGACAGTGAAATTGCGCGAAAGATGGTAGCCAATCATCTGAGTAAGACAGACAAGGATTTCTATCAGCAATTGATTGGCATTACGGCACATGTCTACGCAGACACATTTTCTCATTACGGTTTTTCAGGAATGAGTTCTGATGTGAATGACGTGGATACTTTAAGTATTGAACTGGTGGCGAATGCAGACCCCAACATATTCAATAACCTGAAAGACAAGGCGTGTCATTTTTTGGAAAAGCTAAAAACCGGGGCTGCTGAGTTCGGCTCACGTAAATTGGGTCACGGAGGTGTATATACATATCCGGACCAACCGTTTCTCAAATGGAATTTCAAGTATGAAAACGGAACTCCCAGTAACCGAAACAACCTGCAAACCTTCATGGACGGATCTGAAGCCATTTATAATTTGTTTCGAGCTGCTTGTGAGACAGATAAGAGCATTTATGAAGGCAAGCATCGCAACTTCTCCCAAATCAAAGCCAGTTTGCAGGAGATCTTATCATATCCCGAACATGATGAAGATAAGCGTTGTGAAAACTGGATTAAATCATTCGAGAACGAAACCTCCAACTTTACTGAAGGAGCAGAAATTATGCCAGAGTATCTGGGGGATGTATGGAACGGAGAGAGAAAAGCTTTGGACAACAACGCTCATTCATCGCTTATCCTGCAATCGCCGGTATACAATTTCTACAAAGCGGCATCCTATCATCGACATTTCGTATTGCGGGACCTACTTCCCAAATATGATATCGTAGTCGCTTAG
- a CDS encoding rubrerythrin family protein: protein MSKTLENLKAAFAGESQANRKYLAFAEKAETEGKPGVAKLFRAAAAAETIHAHAHLRLMKGIGTTEENLKQAIEGESYEFESMYPEMMEDAKSEGENAVLRYFGFANEAEKIHANLYTEALNADGDVFAEAEFYICSVCGHTQNGEATEKCPICGAAPKAYHKVD, encoded by the coding sequence ATGAGCAAGACACTTGAAAACCTCAAAGCAGCATTTGCAGGCGAATCTCAGGCTAACCGTAAATACCTCGCTTTCGCAGAAAAAGCAGAAACAGAAGGCAAGCCCGGTGTAGCAAAACTTTTCCGTGCAGCTGCTGCCGCTGAAACCATTCACGCTCACGCACATCTTCGTCTCATGAAAGGTATCGGTACTACCGAAGAAAACCTCAAGCAGGCCATCGAAGGCGAAAGCTACGAATTCGAATCCATGTATCCTGAGATGATGGAAGACGCAAAATCCGAAGGTGAAAACGCAGTGCTCCGCTACTTCGGCTTTGCCAACGAAGCGGAAAAAATCCACGCAAACCTTTACACTGAAGCTCTCAATGCAGACGGTGATGTTTTCGCAGAAGCAGAATTCTACATATGTTCCGTATGTGGTCACACTCAAAACGGTGAAGCCACTGAAAAATGCCCCATCTGTGGAGCAGCCCCCAAAGCTTATCACAAAGTGGACTAA
- a CDS encoding AraC family transcriptional regulator: protein MSTILKPYNERMMEVLLFIQRNLDGDLSPETLAELACFSVAHFHRIFKGMVGESLKEHVRRLRLERASYRLCYSNTTVMDIALDAGFESPETFSRAFKKRYLVSPSDFRNNSRAMLAPGGDGKIHYRPDPSIEGFELDATPHSCEVAIRTREEVQVVFIRHVGPYHKVTVAWEKLCGWGYGRGLLSDKTEFLGLSYDDPDITPEGKIRYDACFTINEEVETPPEMGIQVIPGGKYAVTTHYGPYEKMHGIYRELYGKWLPSSGYQLKNTIPSFEKYIKVPPDVPPEEAVTEIWLAVY from the coding sequence ATGTCTACCATACTGAAACCGTACAATGAAAGAATGATGGAGGTACTACTCTTTATCCAGCGCAACCTGGATGGAGACCTCTCCCCGGAAACACTGGCAGAACTTGCCTGTTTTTCCGTTGCCCACTTTCATCGTATTTTCAAAGGCATGGTCGGTGAAAGCTTGAAGGAGCATGTACGGAGATTACGTTTAGAACGTGCTTCTTACCGGCTTTGCTATTCAAATACCACGGTCATGGATATTGCCCTTGATGCCGGTTTTGAATCTCCCGAAACATTCAGCAGAGCATTCAAAAAAAGATATCTGGTTTCGCCCAGCGATTTCAGGAACAATTCAAGAGCTATGCTTGCACCCGGAGGTGACGGTAAAATACATTACCGCCCAGACCCAAGTATTGAGGGTTTTGAATTGGATGCCACTCCGCATTCCTGCGAAGTGGCAATCCGCACTAGAGAAGAAGTTCAAGTCGTATTTATCCGTCATGTGGGCCCATACCACAAGGTGACTGTGGCTTGGGAAAAACTGTGCGGGTGGGGATACGGAAGAGGTCTGCTTTCAGACAAAACAGAATTTCTAGGACTCTCCTACGATGATCCGGACATCACTCCGGAAGGTAAAATCCGCTACGATGCATGTTTCACTATTAATGAAGAAGTTGAAACGCCCCCTGAAATGGGGATTCAGGTTATCCCCGGCGGAAAGTATGCGGTCACTACCCACTACGGACCTTACGAAAAAATGCATGGTATCTACCGTGAACTTTACGGTAAATGGTTACCCAGTAGCGGCTACCAACTGAAGAACACCATTCCGTCATTTGAAAAATATATAAAAGTTCCACCGGATGTTCCGCCCGAAGAAGCAGTTACGGAAATCTGGCTGGCAGTTTATTAA
- the asnS gene encoding asparagine--tRNA ligase: MRRTCVKDILNAENAASEILVKGWVRTKRDNKGFSFLEVNDGSCLKNVQIIIDHTPEIEAELENISTGASVSVVGELVESPGKGQKWEVRGKSIEMLGFADPETFPLQKKRHSDEFLRTIAHLRPRTNKFGAMFRIRSELSYAIHTFFRDKGFFYVHTPIITGSDCEGAGEMFRVTSLDHEALSSMKKEDQAANDFFGKDAHLTVSGQLDAEMYALSLGQVYTFGPTFRAEKSNTPRHAAEFWMIEPEVAFADLNDNMDLGEEMVKYLISHVLEKCADDIDLFANFVDKTLMETLRNTLDNDFERIRYEDAVNLLQRCKKAKKFEYYPEYGQDLQTEHERYLTEKHFKKPVIVYDYPKEIKPFYMRMNDDGKTVAAMDLLVPRIGELVGGSQREERLDVLESRIAETGMDSEDYWWYLDTRRFGSAPHAGFGMGFERMLMLLTGVTNIRDVIPFPRTPKNLEF, from the coding sequence ATGAGAAGAACATGCGTTAAAGATATCTTGAATGCGGAAAATGCTGCATCAGAAATCCTGGTTAAAGGCTGGGTCCGCACCAAGCGTGACAATAAGGGCTTTTCATTCTTAGAGGTTAACGACGGTTCCTGCTTGAAGAATGTGCAGATAATCATCGACCACACCCCTGAAATCGAGGCCGAACTTGAGAATATTTCCACTGGTGCGTCAGTGAGTGTTGTCGGCGAGTTGGTCGAGTCTCCGGGTAAGGGACAGAAATGGGAAGTTCGCGGCAAATCAATTGAGATGCTCGGATTTGCAGATCCTGAAACTTTTCCGCTCCAGAAGAAACGTCATTCTGATGAATTTTTAAGGACAATCGCTCATCTGCGCCCCCGTACGAATAAATTCGGTGCTATGTTCCGCATCCGCTCCGAACTTTCCTACGCGATTCATACATTTTTCCGCGACAAGGGATTCTTTTACGTACATACCCCGATTATTACCGGTTCCGACTGTGAGGGAGCAGGTGAGATGTTCCGGGTTACCTCCCTTGACCACGAAGCCCTTTCTTCCATGAAAAAGGAAGATCAGGCTGCCAACGATTTCTTCGGCAAGGATGCGCACCTGACTGTTTCCGGTCAGCTTGATGCTGAAATGTATGCTCTTTCCCTCGGACAGGTGTACACCTTCGGTCCTACTTTCCGCGCTGAAAAATCCAACACCCCGCGCCATGCTGCTGAGTTCTGGATGATTGAACCTGAAGTTGCTTTCGCCGATCTTAATGACAACATGGATCTTGGCGAGGAAATGGTTAAGTATCTGATCAGCCATGTTCTTGAAAAGTGTGCTGACGACATCGATTTGTTTGCAAATTTTGTTGATAAAACCTTGATGGAGACTCTGCGCAACACCCTTGATAACGACTTTGAACGTATTCGTTACGAGGATGCAGTGAACCTGCTGCAGCGTTGCAAGAAAGCCAAGAAGTTCGAATATTATCCTGAGTACGGTCAGGACCTGCAGACCGAGCACGAAAGATATCTTACTGAGAAGCATTTCAAAAAGCCGGTCATCGTTTATGATTACCCCAAAGAAATCAAGCCGTTCTACATGCGCATGAATGACGACGGGAAAACCGTTGCCGCCATGGACCTGTTGGTTCCCAGAATCGGGGAGCTGGTCGGCGGATCGCAGCGTGAAGAAAGACTCGATGTTCTGGAAAGCAGGATTGCTGAGACCGGAATGGATTCCGAAGACTACTGGTGGTACCTTGATACCCGTCGTTTTGGCTCCGCACCGCATGCAGGGTTCGGTATGGGCTTTGAACGTATGCTTATGTTGCTCACCGGCGTGACCAACATCCGTGACGTTATCCCGTTCCCCAGAACTCCCAAGAATCTTGAATTTTAA
- the ftsY gene encoding signal recognition particle-docking protein FtsY: MGFFSKVKKLWSSPEDRAEQALKDYLGDDYEPEVKAEPEPEPIPEPEPVVEAEPEKIEEIAEIPVEEPIIEEPVTEPEVVAEPEISFEEPAPEPEVIEETPVVETASVAETETEEVEEVPVVEEPEPVSEPEPEVIEESPAVEAEPAPVAEKTAAPAGPTILEPVMKTEAQPAEDKPQWQIELTKSLQQADPRLSVWLGLILEGIEEAGDDLWNRLAFLLEALEAPKNEAEDFIARFKDWLEEMDYEYVEDFRSELQYRLALALELEDEEDERSRLFIKLSEGLNKTREQITKRIDSMLSSHTAFDDDFWEEFEEILIMADVGYDASMELVERMKERIRKAGETNPENFKDLLREELDEIFKVPRRIKAFNPPEVVMMIGVNGVGKTTTIAKLAHRAQMQGRKVLIVAGDTFRAAAIGQLEVWARRVGAGFYAKAEGSDPAAVAYEAIDYAVKNGYDLMLLDTAGRLHNKANLMEELHKIRRVLGKKHDEAPHRSVLVIDATTGQNALSQTKIFNEEIGVDELILTKLDGTAKGGVMIAVTMQHKIPITHIGLGEKMEDLRPFNGEDFAKALLLS; this comes from the coding sequence ATGGGATTCTTTTCTAAAGTAAAAAAATTGTGGAGCAGCCCGGAAGACAGGGCTGAACAAGCACTTAAAGACTATCTCGGCGATGATTATGAGCCGGAAGTAAAAGCTGAACCGGAGCCGGAACCTATTCCCGAACCGGAACCTGTTGTTGAAGCTGAGCCGGAAAAGATAGAAGAAATAGCTGAAATCCCGGTAGAAGAACCGATCATAGAAGAGCCTGTCACTGAACCAGAGGTTGTGGCAGAGCCTGAAATTTCATTTGAAGAACCTGCTCCTGAACCGGAAGTTATCGAAGAAACTCCGGTAGTTGAAACCGCGTCTGTTGCTGAGACGGAAACGGAAGAAGTCGAGGAAGTTCCTGTAGTAGAGGAACCGGAACCCGTTTCTGAACCGGAGCCGGAAGTAATCGAGGAATCTCCCGCAGTGGAAGCCGAGCCGGCCCCTGTTGCAGAAAAGACCGCAGCTCCCGCCGGACCGACCATTCTTGAGCCGGTTATGAAAACCGAAGCCCAGCCCGCTGAAGACAAACCGCAGTGGCAGATTGAGCTGACTAAATCTCTGCAGCAGGCTGATCCCCGCCTTTCCGTATGGCTGGGTCTTATCCTTGAAGGCATTGAAGAAGCCGGTGACGACCTCTGGAATCGTCTCGCCTTCCTGCTGGAAGCACTTGAAGCACCCAAGAATGAAGCAGAAGACTTCATCGCCCGTTTCAAAGACTGGCTTGAAGAGATGGACTACGAGTATGTGGAAGATTTCCGATCCGAACTCCAGTACCGTCTGGCCCTCGCCCTTGAACTTGAGGATGAGGAAGATGAGCGCAGCCGCTTATTCATCAAGCTTTCCGAAGGTCTGAACAAGACCCGAGAGCAGATCACCAAGCGCATTGATTCCATGCTCTCCAGCCACACTGCCTTTGATGATGATTTCTGGGAAGAATTCGAAGAAATCCTGATCATGGCAGACGTTGGATATGACGCATCCATGGAACTCGTGGAACGCATGAAAGAGCGTATCCGCAAAGCCGGAGAAACTAACCCTGAGAATTTCAAAGACCTGCTGCGCGAAGAGCTGGACGAAATCTTCAAGGTCCCAAGACGTATTAAAGCTTTCAACCCGCCGGAAGTTGTCATGATGATCGGCGTTAACGGTGTAGGGAAAACTACCACCATCGCCAAGCTGGCCCACCGCGCCCAGATGCAGGGCCGTAAGGTTCTCATCGTTGCCGGTGATACTTTCCGCGCCGCAGCAATCGGTCAGCTGGAAGTCTGGGCCCGCCGTGTAGGAGCCGGATTCTACGCCAAGGCAGAAGGCTCCGACCCCGCAGCAGTTGCTTATGAAGCTATCGATTATGCTGTAAAGAACGGTTACGATCTCATGCTCCTTGATACTGCCGGACGTCTGCACAACAAAGCAAACCTCATGGAAGAACTGCATAAAATCCGCAGGGTCCTCGGCAAGAAGCATGATGAGGCACCGCACCGCAGTGTACTGGTCATCGATGCCACCACCGGACAGAACGCCCTTTCCCAGACCAAGATCTTCAACGAGGAAATCGGCGTTGATGAACTGATCCTGACCAAACTGGACGGCACAGCCAAAGGCGGCGTCATGATCGCCGTGACCATGCAGCACAAGATTCCCATCACCCACATCGGTCTGGGTGAAAAAATGGAAGACCTCAGGCCATTTAATGGCGAAGACTTTGCCAAGGCATTGTTGCTGTCGTAG
- a CDS encoding lipid-binding SYLF domain-containing protein yields the protein MHKKITAVLLGLAITILSSCTPVKQFVGNPCVSNSSTTMQRIVDSSACALKQLRAKENWPYIDYLLEESRAVFIFPDVYKAAFFVGAEVGPGILCAKDDTGFWNGPAFFNMAGIDVGLQGGVEGKTLLVFLMDDEALEDALGGKIDLSLGADMAVGHTADRSNRGTFDAEGNIVLLVDQAGAYGGMTARTGAFMVSNDFNKRYYGKKVSVRDLLLTHKYDKPQADKLLLSLAGVY from the coding sequence ATGCATAAGAAGATAACCGCCGTCCTGCTGGGACTGGCAATTACAATATTGAGTTCATGTACTCCGGTAAAACAGTTTGTCGGCAACCCTTGCGTCAGTAATTCCTCAACAACGATGCAGCGTATTGTTGATTCATCTGCTTGCGCCCTTAAACAATTGAGGGCCAAAGAGAATTGGCCATATATTGATTATTTGCTGGAAGAGTCGCGGGCTGTGTTTATCTTTCCAGATGTTTACAAGGCCGCATTTTTTGTCGGAGCTGAAGTGGGACCGGGAATTCTTTGTGCGAAGGACGATACCGGATTTTGGAACGGCCCTGCTTTTTTTAATATGGCCGGGATTGATGTCGGCTTGCAGGGTGGGGTTGAAGGTAAAACACTGTTGGTGTTTCTTATGGATGATGAGGCTCTTGAAGATGCTCTTGGCGGAAAGATCGACCTTTCTTTAGGCGCAGATATGGCTGTGGGGCATACTGCCGACCGCAGCAATCGTGGGACTTTTGATGCCGAAGGAAATATCGTGCTGCTGGTCGATCAGGCCGGAGCGTATGGCGGCATGACTGCTCGAACAGGAGCATTCATGGTCAGCAATGATTTTAATAAAAGATATTACGGAAAGAAAGTCAGCGTACGTGATTTGCTTCTGACTCATAAGTATGACAAGCCGCAAGCAGATAAACTATTACTCAGTCTGGCTGGTGTTTATTAG
- a CDS encoding AraC family transcriptional regulator produces MLTIPRFIHNSPEFADITVDGITFVQFQSRKSEIRHEVCVSQHSLVFVLEGTKYIHSADGDMVLRKGEAFFCRKGCHLMSEMIPENGGTFDTVLFFFDDAILGNFVDHLSVGNDQIVFTDRSAFRIKVPEQVSLYLSSMLSLFDSPLGKNDDFLRLKVHELLHYICTASGNDEFVGFLKACRNGSRGDLSEVMERYFNKNISLEAMAELSGRSLSSFKREFKKEFNTTPARWIRERRMSWAEQLLRNSAKSITEISYESGYESLSHFSSLFRKNYGLTPREYRADLNSAKSGP; encoded by the coding sequence ATGCTGACAATCCCGCGTTTCATACATAATTCACCTGAATTCGCTGATATTACTGTCGATGGAATTACTTTTGTACAATTCCAAAGCAGAAAATCTGAAATCCGTCACGAAGTTTGCGTGTCGCAGCACTCCTTAGTTTTTGTGCTTGAGGGTACGAAATATATCCATTCCGCCGACGGTGATATGGTTCTTCGTAAAGGTGAAGCGTTTTTCTGCCGTAAAGGTTGTCATCTCATGTCTGAGATGATTCCGGAAAATGGCGGGACATTTGATACTGTTCTTTTCTTTTTCGATGACGCCATACTCGGTAATTTTGTGGATCATCTTTCAGTGGGGAATGATCAAATCGTTTTTACGGATCGATCTGCTTTTCGTATTAAAGTGCCGGAGCAAGTCAGTCTTTATCTCTCTTCCATGCTCTCATTATTTGACTCTCCGCTTGGTAAAAATGATGATTTTCTGAGGTTGAAAGTTCACGAACTGCTACATTATATATGTACTGCATCAGGAAATGATGAATTTGTCGGTTTCTTGAAAGCTTGCAGAAATGGCAGCAGGGGAGATTTGTCCGAGGTTATGGAACGGTATTTTAATAAAAATATCAGTTTGGAAGCCATGGCAGAATTGTCCGGAAGAAGTCTTTCCTCTTTTAAGCGTGAATTCAAAAAAGAGTTTAATACCACCCCCGCGCGTTGGATTCGTGAGCGGCGTATGTCTTGGGCGGAGCAGCTTCTGCGTAATTCGGCCAAGAGTATTACAGAAATTTCATATGAATCAGGCTATGAAAGCTTGTCTCATTTCAGCTCTCTTTTTCGAAAAAATTACGGACTAACTCCCCGAGAATATCGTGCTGACCTGAATTCAGCAAAATCTGGTCCTTAA
- a CDS encoding GyrI-like domain-containing protein, translating to MDVQIWTLDPTKMAYAEHVGPYEEVGKAWEKLCGWAGPNGLFNEKTRFYGVYHDDPGQVPAAELRSEACITLENEVEVPSGIKLKDFPGGKYAVTAHLGPYEKLKDSWTEFYEKWLPQSGETHAEAPCYEQYMNDPINTKPEHLVTILLMPLK from the coding sequence ATGGACGTACAAATCTGGACCCTTGATCCGACTAAAATGGCTTACGCTGAACATGTCGGACCTTACGAAGAGGTAGGAAAAGCATGGGAAAAACTTTGCGGATGGGCTGGCCCCAACGGTCTTTTCAATGAGAAGACCAGATTCTATGGAGTCTACCATGATGATCCGGGACAGGTTCCCGCAGCAGAATTGCGCTCCGAAGCATGCATTACTTTGGAAAATGAAGTAGAAGTACCTTCCGGAATCAAACTCAAAGATTTCCCGGGCGGCAAATATGCAGTTACTGCCCACCTCGGACCATATGAAAAACTCAAAGATTCCTGGACCGAATTTTACGAAAAATGGCTTCCGCAAAGCGGGGAAACCCACGCGGAAGCACCATGCTATGAGCAGTATATGAACGATCCAATCAACACAAAACCTGAGCATCTTGTTACCATATTGCTCATGCCCTTGAAGTAG
- a CDS encoding pentapeptide repeat-containing protein: protein MKIPSGLLSWTGFLLKINLRSMSKTHMQENMQLVWYNFISLFKRNSQRYLNSLIRFLYGGYIRTTIPLVSFFLIVLLLIHPETTNHFNPLIDYLKKGSEEDVHNYIIFRNLGLFVVGLLGSSLAAWRAKSLARQAYIAEQEHMANRKKGATEQLGSTDIMIRVSGIYSLASVAKDSKDEEEIRNIMDILCIFIRENCKKEHNLYSPKEDVQTAINQLTHLAAFFGLIPFYKINLPYTNLQNYNFENTHLIQANFKGANLKSANFSNASLEGACLEGANIEGVSFTTNTFNMVKLTSEQCEILGITNHKWM from the coding sequence ATGAAAATCCCGTCCGGCTTGTTGAGCTGGACGGGATTTTTACTAAAAATAAACCTAAGATCAATGTCAAAAACACATATGCAAGAAAACATGCAGTTAGTTTGGTACAATTTTATCAGTCTATTCAAAAGAAACTCTCAGCGCTATCTCAATTCTCTTATTAGATTTTTATATGGTGGCTACATAAGAACAACAATACCTTTGGTTAGTTTCTTCTTAATAGTTCTGCTACTTATTCACCCAGAAACAACAAACCATTTCAACCCGCTAATTGATTACTTAAAAAAAGGATCAGAAGAAGATGTTCACAATTATATTATCTTTCGCAACTTAGGTTTATTTGTTGTTGGTTTATTAGGTTCAAGCTTAGCAGCATGGAGAGCAAAGAGCCTAGCTAGACAAGCCTATATTGCTGAACAAGAACATATGGCTAACAGAAAAAAAGGAGCTACTGAGCAATTAGGAAGCACCGACATAATGATTCGTGTTAGTGGCATATATTCTCTAGCCTCTGTTGCAAAAGACTCAAAGGACGAAGAAGAGATACGAAATATTATGGACATCTTATGCATTTTCATACGCGAAAATTGCAAAAAGGAACACAACCTTTACAGCCCGAAGGAAGACGTACAAACAGCCATCAACCAACTAACTCACTTAGCTGCATTCTTTGGCTTAATCCCATTTTATAAAATTAATTTGCCATACACCAATTTACAAAACTACAATTTCGAAAATACCCATCTAATTCAAGCTAACTTTAAAGGCGCAAACTTGAAATCAGCTAACTTTTCAAATGCCAGTTTAGAAGGAGCTTGTTTGGAAGGAGCCAATATAGAAGGCGTTTCTTTTACGACAAACACCTTCAATATGGTTAAACTAACTAGCGAACAGTGCGAAATTCTAGGTATTACCAATCATAAATGGATGTAG
- a CDS encoding FUSC family protein, whose translation MKFTAITSHKAHIKHGLKTGIAAVLAYIAADLCSLKFGYWAALSAVIVMQINVADSIKMCWYRFSGTAIGAFIGVLCILIFPQTPYMTMLALFLSVGFCAYMTKYNNRYKMAAITVTIVTLASLGEPNRIEFGLFRVLEIGIGVASAFVTSITIWPLRASETLKEELFNQFEECAENYETLMEGFLDKQSCLIPSALESFNSRLAKNREIYAKVIRLERFIYVEDTQLLGMKVEILEKCASHLRAMLHALSHVHGEGYHIIMEPELRQLAQATSKAMRAIGSKKIPNEQSLHEALVTSQKRLESLRNEGATRRFYLQKMIQFFAFYHSAQFICEDLLRYTRERKKINAQKKHN comes from the coding sequence ATGAAGTTCACAGCTATCACATCTCATAAAGCTCATATCAAGCATGGTCTTAAAACCGGTATCGCCGCAGTTCTTGCCTATATTGCGGCCGATCTATGCAGTCTCAAATTCGGATATTGGGCAGCCCTATCCGCTGTTATCGTCATGCAGATCAACGTTGCCGACTCTATTAAGATGTGCTGGTACCGTTTTTCCGGCACAGCCATCGGAGCCTTCATCGGTGTTTTATGCATACTTATATTTCCGCAGACACCCTACATGACCATGCTGGCACTTTTCCTCTCAGTTGGTTTCTGCGCATACATGACAAAATACAACAACCGCTACAAAATGGCGGCAATCACAGTGACCATTGTGACACTGGCTAGCCTCGGTGAGCCTAACCGTATTGAATTCGGACTATTCAGAGTGCTGGAAATCGGTATCGGTGTTGCCAGTGCCTTTGTAACCAGCATCACAATCTGGCCTTTGCGGGCATCTGAAACGCTCAAGGAAGAGCTCTTCAATCAATTTGAAGAGTGTGCGGAAAACTATGAGACCCTAATGGAAGGCTTTCTCGACAAACAAAGCTGCCTTATTCCCAGTGCCCTCGAATCGTTTAACAGCAGACTGGCCAAAAACAGGGAAATCTACGCCAAGGTAATACGCCTCGAAAGATTTATATATGTAGAAGATACCCAGTTGCTGGGAATGAAAGTCGAGATCCTTGAAAAGTGCGCTTCACACTTGAGGGCCATGCTGCATGCTTTGAGCCATGTGCACGGAGAAGGCTATCATATTATTATGGAACCTGAACTGCGCCAGCTTGCACAAGCAACTTCCAAGGCGATGCGGGCAATCGGCTCCAAGAAAATTCCAAATGAACAATCACTTCATGAAGCATTGGTCACTTCCCAAAAGCGCCTTGAATCTCTGCGTAACGAAGGGGCAACTCGCAGATTTTATCTGCAGAAAATGATTCAGTTCTTTGCTTTCTATCATAGTGCTCAATTCATTTGCGAAGACCTGCTCCGCTACACAAGAGAAAGAAAAAAAATCAATGCCCAAAAAAAACACAACTAA